In Rahnella variigena, one DNA window encodes the following:
- the galU gene encoding UTP--glucose-1-phosphate uridylyltransferase GalU, producing the protein MLKAVIPVAGLGTRMLPATKAIPKEMLPIVDKPLIQYIVNECAAAGIKEIILVTHSSKNAIENHFDTSFELESMLESRVKRQLLEEVQSICPKGVTIMNVRQGQSKGLGHAVLCAKPLIGNSPFAVILPDVLMDDSTSDLRKDNLAAMLRRFQETGNSQVMVEEVPEKDVSKYGIVNCNGVEVEPGESAPMTAIVEKPELKDAPSNLAVVGRYVLSEAIWPLLAVTPYGAGNEIQLTDAIAMLMKKQTVEAFSMTGRSHDCGDKLGYMKAFVEYGIRHNSQGEAFKAWLKEFAEE; encoded by the coding sequence ATGTTAAAAGCTGTTATCCCTGTTGCCGGTCTGGGCACACGTATGTTGCCAGCGACGAAGGCCATTCCAAAAGAAATGCTGCCTATCGTCGATAAGCCTTTAATCCAGTACATCGTTAATGAATGTGCTGCAGCGGGCATTAAAGAGATCATTCTGGTCACGCATTCTTCTAAAAACGCGATCGAAAACCACTTCGACACGTCATTCGAACTGGAAAGCATGCTGGAATCTCGCGTTAAGCGCCAGTTGCTGGAAGAAGTGCAGTCTATCTGCCCGAAGGGCGTGACAATCATGAACGTGCGTCAGGGTCAGTCAAAAGGTCTCGGCCACGCTGTTCTGTGTGCAAAACCTCTGATTGGCAATTCGCCATTCGCGGTTATTCTGCCTGACGTTCTGATGGACGATTCCACCAGCGATCTGCGTAAAGACAACCTTGCTGCGATGCTTCGCCGCTTCCAGGAAACTGGCAACAGCCAGGTCATGGTTGAAGAAGTGCCGGAGAAAGACGTTTCTAAATACGGCATCGTTAACTGTAACGGTGTAGAGGTTGAGCCGGGCGAAAGCGCGCCAATGACGGCTATCGTTGAGAAACCAGAGCTTAAAGATGCGCCATCAAACCTCGCGGTTGTCGGCCGTTATGTTCTTTCCGAAGCCATCTGGCCACTGCTGGCAGTGACGCCATACGGTGCCGGTAACGAAATCCAGCTGACCGATGCCATCGCGATGCTGATGAAAAAGCAAACCGTAGAAGCCTTCTCCATGACCGGCCGTTCACACGACTGTGGCGATAAACTTGGTTATATGAAAGCTTTCGTAGAGTATGGTATTCGCCATAACTCACAGGGTGAAGCGTTTAAAGCCTGGCTGAAAGAGTTTGCTGAAGAGTAA
- the wecA gene encoding UDP-N-acetylglucosamine--undecaprenyl-phosphate N-acetylglucosaminephosphotransferase, whose translation MQEYIIIFFSALASLFIARKVARRVGLVDKPNARKHHNGHIPLVGGVSIYISIWVIYFLQPLWFPDFYYYITSVSLLLFVGVLDDRYDLPVTPRIVLQAFVAIVMMFSGLHLASLGDIFLGYPIGLGVLGYVITIFAVMCAINAFNMVDGIDGLLGALSCVSFASLGIAFSLHDKNELAQWCYCLTIACVPYILLNLGIPWGRKFKVFMGDAGSTLIGFTVIWLIILATQGASAILHPVTALWIIAVPLMDMIRVMISRVRRGDSPFKPDREHLHHILLKYGFTHSTALGVVLAIAISFSAVGIFADMMNYNQLGVLILFIACFGAFVLFINKLAKAGTLKENNS comes from the coding sequence ATGCAAGAATATATTATAATATTTTTCAGTGCTTTAGCTTCGTTATTTATTGCACGTAAAGTTGCGCGACGGGTGGGTTTGGTTGATAAACCAAATGCAAGGAAACACCATAATGGCCATATCCCATTGGTGGGTGGTGTATCTATCTATATTTCTATTTGGGTAATATATTTTTTACAACCTTTATGGTTTCCTGACTTCTATTATTACATTACATCAGTAAGTCTGCTGCTTTTTGTCGGTGTGTTAGATGACAGATATGATCTGCCAGTAACTCCTCGTATAGTTCTCCAGGCATTTGTAGCTATAGTCATGATGTTCAGCGGACTGCACCTTGCATCATTAGGTGATATATTTCTGGGGTATCCGATTGGTTTAGGTGTGCTGGGATATGTAATCACAATTTTTGCAGTAATGTGTGCGATTAATGCTTTCAATATGGTCGACGGAATTGATGGCTTATTAGGCGCTTTATCTTGCGTCAGTTTTGCGTCTTTAGGAATAGCATTCAGTTTACACGACAAAAACGAACTGGCTCAATGGTGTTATTGCTTAACGATCGCCTGTGTTCCTTATATTCTTCTTAACCTTGGAATTCCATGGGGGCGCAAATTCAAGGTGTTCATGGGGGATGCTGGCAGTACCTTAATTGGGTTTACGGTAATCTGGTTAATTATTCTGGCAACACAAGGTGCATCAGCGATATTACATCCGGTAACAGCATTATGGATTATTGCCGTGCCATTGATGGATATGATTCGCGTTATGATTTCAAGGGTCAGACGAGGTGACAGTCCCTTCAAGCCCGATCGTGAGCATTTACACCACATATTATTGAAATATGGTTTTACTCATTCAACTGCGTTGGGTGTTGTGTTGGCCATAGCAATATCATTCTCTGCAGTAGGCATCTTCGCTGATATGATGAATTATAACCAGCTTGGTGTTCTCATTTTGTTTATTGCTTGTTTTGGCGCTTTTGTGTTGTTTATAAATAAGCTGGCTAAGGCAGGAACGCTGAAAGAAAATAATAGCTAA
- the rfbB gene encoding dTDP-glucose 4,6-dehydratase yields the protein MKILVTGGAGFIGSAVVRHIINNTQDSVINVDKLTYAGNLESVSMIAQNDRYAFVQADICNKEAIDQIFALHQPDAVMHLAAESHVDRSITGPAEFIETNIVGTYTLLEATRAYWSQLTGNKKEAFRFHHISTDEVYGDLPHPDEWNAEEKLPLFTEKTPYAPSSPYSASKASSDHLVRAWQRTYGLPCIVTNCSNNYGPYHFPEKLIPLVILNALEGKSLPIYGKGDQIRDWLYVEDHARALYTVVTNGEVGETYNIGGHNEKKNFDVVLTICDLLDELVPKEKSYREQITYVTDRPGHDRRYAIDAEKINHALGWKPVETFESGIRKTVQWYLDNQLWVNNVKSGAYKTWVEQNYGERK from the coding sequence ATGAAGATATTAGTGACAGGCGGTGCCGGATTCATTGGGTCTGCGGTAGTTCGACATATTATAAATAATACTCAAGATAGCGTGATTAACGTGGATAAACTGACCTACGCAGGTAATCTTGAGTCTGTTTCCATGATCGCTCAAAATGATCGTTATGCTTTCGTCCAGGCTGATATCTGCAATAAAGAGGCAATTGATCAGATTTTTGCATTGCACCAACCTGATGCCGTTATGCATCTGGCTGCCGAAAGTCATGTTGACCGTTCAATTACGGGGCCGGCTGAATTTATTGAAACCAATATTGTAGGGACTTATACCTTACTTGAAGCGACGCGTGCTTATTGGTCACAGCTGACGGGCAATAAAAAAGAGGCATTTCGTTTTCATCATATCTCCACCGATGAAGTTTATGGAGACTTGCCTCATCCGGATGAGTGGAATGCTGAGGAAAAACTTCCTCTGTTTACTGAAAAAACGCCTTACGCACCAAGTAGCCCTTATTCCGCATCGAAGGCATCAAGCGACCATCTGGTTCGCGCCTGGCAGCGCACGTACGGCCTCCCTTGCATTGTCACCAACTGTTCTAACAATTACGGGCCGTATCATTTCCCGGAGAAACTCATTCCTTTAGTGATCTTAAATGCTTTAGAAGGAAAGAGTTTGCCGATTTACGGTAAGGGCGATCAGATTCGCGACTGGTTATATGTAGAGGATCATGCTCGCGCGCTTTATACCGTGGTGACTAACGGCGAAGTTGGCGAGACATATAATATCGGAGGACATAATGAGAAGAAAAACTTCGATGTGGTTCTGACTATTTGTGATCTGCTGGATGAACTGGTTCCTAAAGAAAAATCCTATCGCGAACAGATCACGTATGTGACTGACCGCCCGGGTCATGACCGTCGTTATGCGATTGATGCAGAGAAAATTAATCATGCACTTGGCTGGAAACCGGTCGAAACCTTTGAAAGCGGTATCCGCAAAACTGTTCAGTGGTACTTAGATAATCAGTTGTGGGTGAACAACGTAAAAAGCGGAGCCTACAAGACCTGGGTTGAGCAGAATTATGGAGAGCGCAAATAA